The genomic DNA GAGGCGCTCCAGCATGTCGGCCATGACCGTGCGCGGCCAGGGCCGGGGCCCCAGAAGCTCCGCGCTCTTTTCGTCCATGTCCACAAGGACCACCCTGCCGGTGGCCTCCGTGCCCCTCAACCCGAGAAGAAAGTCGTAAAACCCGTTTTCCAGGGGCTCAAAGGCAGTGAGCCCAAAGACCGTGACAAGCAGGAAGACGATTGTCAGAACGGCCCCGAAAAACCAGCTTTTCAGCAGCACGTGAGGCACTCTCATGGCAGAGGATTATAGCAGGGTAAAGGCCCGTGCCGAAGTAGCTATAATCACCGCCGGACACGGTCCGGAGCGTCCTGACATCGAAACGGGCTGCCCAGGGGACAGCCCTGAGCGTTCTAGGGCAATTTAATAAATTATGTAGCCGAAGGCCTCCTTGTCGTTGCCGTTTGACCTGAGGCGGCTTGGCAGTGACTCCTTTGGAGGAACTGCCTATGGAGGGCGGCCGCCGTTGCATAAAGAGAAAGGTCTGCGAACGTTCCGACCCGATAGGGCCGGTGCAGGGCGTTTCAAGGGGCTTTCTACCCATTCGTCACTCATATAAGGCCGCCCGGACAGTAATAAAACTCCTTGCCGCCGAATAAGAGGGGAAGAGAGGCTGGGCGAGTTGGGGAGATAGATAATTAAAAAAACCGGGGGCGCAGGCCACGGCCTGAGCGATAGAACCTTGGAGCGGCTTGCTCAAGGGACGGCCACCTGCTACGATGGAATTAGGACGAACCTTCCAAACGCAAGGAGGCGAGAGATGTCGCTTGCTCATATCATGACGCACGAGATAACCTCCCTGCCCGGCGGCGCAACGGCCATGGACGCCGTGAAGTACCTGCACGACATGTCCGTGGGCAGCGTGGTGGTGGCCGACGGGGAAAACAGGCCGATGGGCATTCTGACGGACAGGGACCTTCTGTTCAAGGTCATGCTCCCCGGGAAGGACCCTGCCAAGGTGGCCGTAAAGGACATCATGAGCGCCCCGGTGATTACCGTCTCGGAAGACGAGGACATCATGCGCGTCACCGAGCTGATGAAGAGCCATTACGTAAGGCGTTTCCCGGTCACCGACAAGCACGACAGGGTCGTGGGCTTCGTCTCCCTGGACGACATACTCATCTTTCTGGGCGAGGAGATGCGAAACCTCGCCGTCGCCCTGAAGAAGGAGCTCAGGAAGGACCAGCCGCACAAGGCGTAGGCTCCCTCAG from Nitrospirota bacterium includes the following:
- a CDS encoding CHASE2 domain-containing protein yields the protein MLLKSWFFGAVLTIVFLLVTVFGLTAFEPLENGFYDFLLGLRGTEATGRVVLVDMDEKSAELLGPRPWPRTVMADMLERL
- a CDS encoding CBS domain-containing protein; this encodes MSLAHIMTHEITSLPGGATAMDAVKYLHDMSVGSVVVADGENRPMGILTDRDLLFKVMLPGKDPAKVAVKDIMSAPVITVSEDEDIMRVTELMKSHYVRRFPVTDKHDRVVGFVSLDDILIFLGEEMRNLAVALKKELRKDQPHKA